One Tunturibacter gelidoferens genomic region harbors:
- a CDS encoding efflux RND transporter permease subunit, whose protein sequence is MRLVLAALSRPLTVIVALIAIIAGFFLAVGRMRMDIFPEVGNPVIYVAQPYGGMTPAQMEGFLTYYYEYHFLYITGIQSVDSKSVQGAALMKLTFREGTNMQQAMAETVGYVNRARAFMPPGTVPPFITRFDPGSVAVGLLLFTSNSHTQGELQNIALNQVRPLFATLPGVSAPPPFGGNQRTIVVTLDPDKLKQYGVSPEQAIAAVTNGTVVSPSGNLYDGTLNRIVQTNSTLGPELNALMSTPIHPRSGVNVYLRDIGTIENGTDIITAYAHVDGRRTVYIPVTKRSDASTLAVIQAVKAAIPSFKKVMPDDVEVQLAFDQSGYVSNAISGLVREAALGAILTGLVVLLFLRDWRGALIVVANIPFALFTAVLLLWATGQTINIMTLGGLALAVGVLVDEATVEVENIHTQLLPGVYRARAVLEACRRTVLARLLSMLCVLAVFVPSFFMKGVGRQLFVPLSLALGFAMVASYFLSSSLVPVFATWIMKESHKGEEKEGSFGKLRTRYERYLNAVLDRRWPIIIGYFAATALILILVTPRIGSEIFPDSNEPVLRMRLKAPIGTRIEETEPMVMQALDLIRKTVGKDNVEITSDYVGVQPSSYPVNLIHLFTSGPEEALVQVQLRPGHPDDEKLREDLRAAFHKEMPKLTVAFEAGDIISQVMSFGSPTPIQIDVQGVDIDQDYTYLAKVETELRKLDFLRDVSTVQPHLYPTVEVTVNRDYAGQFGLTMADVTNSLTPATGSSRFTAPNYWRDPKTGNAFQIQVQFPPNRMQGLGALSTLPLMRDGQSQPQLDQVAKLEYGTMPEMIERLSGQRIVSVTANLHGMPLGEAQNRIAVLLKNLPAAPKGSTIAVRGQIPALEETISGLRTGLLLAIAAIFLLLMANFQSLRLPLAILSTIPGVLCGVVLMLLFTGTTLNIQSFMGAIMAVGISVANSILLVSFAEQARHQNEDVETATRTGATSRIRAILMTATAMICGMIPMAIGFGEGSAQSAPLGRAVIGGLVLSTLATLTVLPAIYALLQRKASTTSNSLNPEDPSSRYYVHP, encoded by the coding sequence ATGCGTTTAGTCCTCGCAGCTCTGAGTCGTCCGCTTACCGTGATCGTCGCGTTGATTGCGATCATCGCCGGATTTTTTTTGGCAGTTGGAAGGATGCGCATGGACATCTTTCCAGAGGTTGGCAATCCTGTGATCTATGTCGCCCAGCCCTATGGCGGCATGACGCCCGCGCAGATGGAAGGATTTCTTACCTACTACTACGAGTATCACTTCCTCTACATCACAGGCATTCAGTCGGTGGATAGCAAGAGTGTTCAAGGCGCAGCTCTGATGAAACTGACGTTCCGCGAAGGAACGAACATGCAGCAGGCTATGGCTGAGACAGTCGGCTATGTAAATCGCGCGCGCGCCTTCATGCCGCCTGGTACGGTTCCACCCTTCATCACGCGTTTCGATCCTGGAAGTGTCGCCGTTGGTCTTCTCCTGTTTACGAGCAACAGTCACACGCAAGGCGAGCTGCAAAATATCGCTCTGAATCAAGTGCGCCCGCTTTTTGCGACCCTCCCCGGCGTCTCAGCGCCTCCCCCTTTTGGCGGCAACCAGCGCACTATCGTTGTCACACTCGATCCTGACAAACTCAAGCAATATGGTGTCTCCCCTGAACAGGCGATCGCGGCAGTAACCAACGGTACGGTCGTATCGCCCTCAGGCAATCTCTACGATGGCACTCTGAATCGCATCGTTCAAACAAACTCGACGCTAGGCCCGGAGCTCAACGCTTTGATGAGTACTCCGATCCATCCCCGCTCTGGAGTGAACGTTTATCTGCGTGACATCGGCACTATCGAAAATGGGACGGATATCATTACGGCTTACGCGCATGTCGATGGCCGCCGAACCGTCTACATCCCGGTTACGAAGCGGTCGGACGCATCGACTCTGGCAGTGATTCAGGCGGTGAAGGCAGCAATCCCGAGCTTTAAAAAAGTTATGCCAGATGATGTCGAAGTGCAGCTTGCCTTCGATCAGTCCGGCTATGTATCGAATGCCATCAGTGGTCTCGTCAGAGAAGCGGCGCTTGGCGCGATCCTTACCGGACTAGTTGTCCTGTTGTTTCTCAGAGACTGGCGCGGCGCTCTGATTGTCGTGGCGAACATCCCGTTCGCTCTCTTTACTGCCGTACTCCTCTTATGGGCCACAGGCCAGACGATCAACATCATGACCCTGGGTGGATTGGCACTCGCGGTTGGAGTCCTCGTGGACGAGGCAACGGTCGAAGTCGAGAACATCCACACGCAGTTGCTTCCAGGTGTCTATCGGGCAAGAGCGGTTCTCGAAGCTTGCCGCCGCACTGTTCTGGCGCGTCTCCTTTCGATGCTCTGCGTGCTGGCGGTGTTTGTTCCGTCCTTTTTCATGAAAGGGGTGGGACGACAACTCTTTGTCCCGTTGTCTCTCGCCCTGGGCTTCGCGATGGTCGCTTCATATTTTCTGTCGAGCAGTCTGGTGCCGGTCTTTGCCACCTGGATCATGAAGGAGTCACATAAGGGAGAAGAGAAAGAAGGCAGCTTCGGCAAGTTGAGAACACGCTATGAACGGTATCTGAATGCCGTATTGGATCGCCGTTGGCCCATCATCATCGGATACTTCGCGGCGACGGCACTCATTCTCATTTTGGTCACGCCTCGCATCGGAAGTGAGATATTTCCGGATTCCAATGAACCCGTTCTACGGATGCGGCTAAAGGCGCCCATCGGGACGAGAATCGAAGAGACGGAGCCTATGGTGATGCAGGCTCTCGATCTTATCCGCAAGACAGTAGGCAAGGATAACGTAGAGATCACCTCCGACTATGTCGGCGTTCAACCATCGAGCTATCCAGTCAATCTCATTCATCTCTTCACAAGCGGCCCGGAAGAAGCTCTGGTGCAGGTCCAACTCCGACCTGGGCATCCCGACGACGAGAAGCTACGAGAGGATCTCCGCGCCGCATTTCACAAAGAGATGCCGAAACTGACAGTGGCATTCGAAGCAGGGGACATCATTTCTCAGGTTATGAGCTTCGGATCGCCCACTCCCATTCAGATCGACGTTCAAGGAGTAGATATCGACCAGGACTACACGTATCTCGCAAAAGTGGAAACCGAGCTTCGCAAGCTCGACTTCCTGCGGGACGTCTCCACCGTTCAGCCTCACCTTTATCCCACGGTCGAGGTGACGGTAAACCGCGATTATGCTGGCCAGTTCGGTCTGACGATGGCCGACGTGACGAACTCCCTGACGCCGGCTACAGGCTCGTCTCGATTCACTGCGCCCAATTACTGGCGCGATCCCAAGACGGGTAACGCATTCCAGATTCAAGTGCAATTCCCTCCAAACCGGATGCAGGGTCTCGGCGCGCTTTCTACCTTACCGCTGATGCGCGATGGACAATCTCAGCCGCAGCTTGATCAGGTTGCCAAGCTGGAATACGGGACGATGCCCGAGATGATCGAACGCTTGAGCGGGCAGCGGATCGTCAGCGTGACTGCCAACCTGCATGGAATGCCTCTCGGTGAAGCTCAGAATCGCATCGCGGTACTTCTGAAGAATCTTCCGGCGGCTCCCAAGGGTTCAACCATTGCGGTACGAGGACAAATACCCGCTCTTGAAGAGACAATATCGGGCCTGCGCACAGGGCTCCTTTTGGCCATCGCTGCAATATTCTTGTTGCTCATGGCGAACTTCCAATCTCTTCGTCTTCCTCTCGCCATACTGTCGACAATCCCGGGTGTCCTCTGCGGTGTGGTTCTTATGCTGCTCTTCACAGGAACCACACTCAATATTCAGTCCTTCATGGGAGCGATCATGGCAGTCGGCATTTCGGTCGCGAACTCCATCCTCCTGGTCAGCTTCGCAGAACAGGCAAGGCACCAGAATGAAGATGTCGAAACCGCGACCCGGACGGGAGCAACGAGCCGCATTCGGGCAATTTTGATGACAGCGACCGCCATGATATGCGGCATGATTCCCATGGCAATTGGCTTTGGAGAAGGAAGTGCTCAATCCGCTCCGCTTGGCAGGGCTGTTATAGGCGGACTTGTCTTGTCTACATTGGCGACCCTCACGGTGCTTCCGGCTATCTACGCGTTGCTGCAACGCAAAGCGTCCACCACCTCAAATTCACTCAATCCCGAAGATCCATCGAGCCGATACTATGTTCATCCATAA
- a CDS encoding TolC family protein has translation MKANSPFTRDVRRIRGIVVGCLLAASGSTVALAQSSVTATPAVTLDLTIVQVVQDAEQNYPAIHVSEQDLNAAVANIRLARTAYLPRLDGIVEINRATRNNVFGTLLPQSTLPSMSGPVIGTNNAGSVWGSAAGLLINWQPFDFGFRNAKVEAAAAARDRANASVQRSQLEVSSAAADAFLTVLAARQIQNSAQAAVDNWEILRKSIHALTAAELRPGADESRVEAEKAAANTQLALATEAVEMGEATLAKFLSKPDDITKPLNSEHLLGEFPMGVEDDGVFHPESTPAMLEQHAAVSQSASELRATDRSWVPQFNLEAAGYGRGTGAATNGQRLNGANGLAPTVGNYAVGLNVTFGFLDFANIHAREASQAATLKAEQSRETLVGRQLQEQFSQARAALRAMRGIAKNTPIQVEAARTALAQATARYKAGLTSIDDVAQTQRLLVQAEMDDSIARLNVWRAFLQLQSVRGDLQSFLRAAQ, from the coding sequence TTGAAGGCAAATAGCCCATTCACGCGAGATGTCCGCAGAATTCGAGGGATCGTTGTCGGCTGCCTCCTCGCAGCGAGTGGCTCTACCGTTGCCTTAGCGCAATCCTCGGTCACAGCTACTCCCGCTGTGACGCTTGATCTCACGATTGTTCAAGTCGTTCAGGATGCCGAGCAGAACTATCCTGCGATTCATGTCTCTGAGCAGGATCTCAACGCGGCTGTGGCAAATATCCGGTTAGCAAGGACTGCCTATCTTCCACGTCTCGACGGGATCGTAGAGATCAACAGGGCTACACGAAACAACGTCTTCGGCACTCTGCTTCCACAGAGCACGCTGCCAAGCATGTCCGGGCCAGTCATTGGAACGAATAATGCCGGCTCCGTATGGGGGAGCGCTGCAGGGCTTCTGATCAACTGGCAGCCATTCGACTTCGGTTTCCGGAACGCCAAAGTGGAAGCGGCCGCAGCAGCACGTGACCGAGCGAATGCGTCTGTTCAGAGGAGCCAGCTTGAGGTCTCCAGTGCGGCGGCGGACGCGTTTCTAACGGTTCTTGCGGCTCGTCAGATACAGAATTCCGCTCAGGCTGCCGTCGACAATTGGGAAATCCTACGGAAAAGCATCCACGCTCTCACGGCTGCGGAGCTGCGTCCCGGCGCCGACGAATCGCGGGTTGAAGCGGAGAAGGCGGCTGCGAACACTCAATTGGCTCTAGCCACAGAAGCGGTCGAAATGGGCGAGGCAACTCTCGCGAAGTTTCTCTCGAAGCCGGATGACATAACGAAACCACTCAATTCCGAACATCTTCTTGGAGAGTTCCCAATGGGAGTCGAAGATGACGGCGTATTTCATCCAGAAAGCACTCCTGCGATGCTGGAGCAACATGCAGCCGTCTCTCAATCCGCTTCGGAACTTCGCGCCACAGACCGAAGTTGGGTGCCACAGTTCAATCTGGAAGCGGCAGGGTACGGCCGAGGCACCGGCGCGGCGACAAACGGACAGCGCCTGAACGGAGCCAACGGCCTCGCTCCAACCGTAGGAAACTACGCGGTCGGACTGAACGTTACCTTTGGCTTTCTTGATTTTGCCAATATCCACGCCCGTGAAGCCTCGCAAGCGGCCACGTTGAAGGCCGAGCAATCTCGCGAGACATTGGTTGGCAGACAGCTCCAGGAGCAGTTCAGCCAAGCACGAGCCGCCTTACGGGCGATGCGCGGCATTGCGAAGAATACTCCTATCCAGGTCGAGGCTGCTCGAACCGCTCTTGCTCAAGCTACGGCTCGTTACAAAGCGGGGCTGACTTCGATTGATGATGTGGCGCAGACGCAACGGCTATTAGTGCAGGCAGAGATGGATGATTCGATTGCCCGCCTGAACGTCTGGCGTGCGTTCCTCCAATTGCAGTCAGTACGTGGCGATCTTCAGTCCTTTCTTCGGGCAGCTCAGTAG
- a CDS encoding PadR family transcriptional regulator, translated as MKDDPNNRDLYSGMIRLHILHHAEHEAIFGAGMAEELARHGYKISPGTLYPILHGLEKRGYLTSEEERSGRSIRRLYKITASGRRALKTAKLRVRELFGELIEGK; from the coding sequence ATGAAGGATGATCCGAACAACCGCGATCTGTACTCCGGCATGATTCGTCTTCACATTCTTCATCATGCGGAACATGAAGCTATTTTTGGGGCGGGAATGGCGGAGGAGCTTGCCCGGCATGGATACAAGATCAGCCCAGGAACTCTCTATCCGATCCTCCACGGTTTAGAAAAGCGCGGCTATCTCACATCAGAGGAAGAGCGGTCCGGTAGGAGTATTCGCCGCCTCTACAAGATCACGGCTTCCGGTCGGCGCGCGCTTAAGACAGCAAAGCTCCGGGTCCGCGAGCTTTTTGGAGAGTTGATTGAAGGCAAATAG